A section of the Pseudomonas fluorescens genome encodes:
- a CDS encoding OsmC family protein produces the protein MPVIVNTLNTENFRHSVNINNHELFTDLPKSLGGDDSAPSPHDYFDAALASCKALTVKLYAQKKDIPLTGVTVEVAHDSTEEQKGKYKLNVKLTLKGVLTDAQRDELHRVADKCPVHKLMTTAEISIETRLSEGAFSQ, from the coding sequence ATGCCCGTTATCGTCAATACGCTGAACACCGAAAACTTTCGCCATAGCGTCAACATCAATAACCATGAGCTGTTTACCGACCTGCCCAAGAGCCTGGGTGGCGATGACTCGGCGCCTTCCCCTCACGATTACTTCGACGCCGCGCTGGCCTCGTGCAAGGCACTGACCGTCAAGTTGTACGCACAGAAAAAGGACATCCCCCTGACCGGCGTGACCGTGGAAGTGGCTCACGACAGCACCGAGGAACAAAAGGGCAAATACAAGCTCAACGTCAAGCTGACCCTCAAGGGCGTGCTCACGGATGCCCAGCGTGATGAACTGCATCGTGTGGCCGACAAGTGCCCCGTACACAAGCTGATGACCACCGCCGAGATCAGCATCGAGACACGCCTTTCGGAAGGTGCCTTCAGCCAATAA
- a CDS encoding dienelactone hydrolase family protein: MSQVTVRSVVYQIDGQSYESRLAFDASHKGPLPGLLMAPNWMGVSAGAEEIAKAVAGKGYVVLIADVYGQKVRPSNGDEAGAAMMPLKNDRGLLNKRMQAAFEQLQGQADAAVDISKLATFGFCFGGCCSLELARTGAPLKAAVSFHGTLDTPNPADAKSIKGSVLVLHGASDPFVPKEQLPAFEDEMNAAGVDWQLLSYGGAVHSFTDPHANMPGKMMYDARTAGRAFQAMHNLLDEVFKG, translated from the coding sequence ATGAGCCAAGTCACCGTGCGTTCCGTGGTCTATCAGATTGATGGTCAGTCTTATGAAAGCCGCCTGGCCTTCGATGCCAGTCACAAGGGCCCTCTGCCGGGACTGCTGATGGCGCCGAACTGGATGGGCGTCAGTGCAGGCGCCGAAGAGATCGCCAAGGCCGTGGCTGGCAAGGGCTATGTGGTGTTGATTGCCGACGTGTACGGGCAAAAGGTGCGCCCGTCCAATGGCGATGAAGCCGGGGCGGCGATGATGCCGCTGAAGAACGACCGTGGGCTACTGAACAAGCGCATGCAGGCAGCCTTTGAACAACTGCAAGGCCAGGCCGATGCGGCTGTCGACATTTCGAAGCTGGCGACCTTTGGTTTCTGCTTTGGTGGTTGCTGTTCACTGGAGCTGGCACGTACCGGTGCGCCGCTGAAGGCTGCAGTGTCGTTCCATGGCACCCTCGACACACCAAACCCGGCGGACGCGAAGAGCATCAAGGGTTCGGTATTGGTGCTGCATGGCGCTTCTGACCCGTTTGTGCCCAAGGAACAGTTGCCTGCCTTTGAAGACGAGATGAACGCGGCCGGGGTGGATTGGCAATTGCTGAGCTACGGTGGCGCGGTGCATTCGTTCACTGATCCCCATGCCAATATGCCGGGCAAGATGATGTACGACGCCAGGACCGCTGGGCGGGCGTTCCAGGCCATGCATAACTTGTTGGATGAAGTGTTCAAGGGCTGA
- a CDS encoding pirin family protein, with translation MTTMTVIHPRTEDVEGQPILRPLPSRECRSVGPFVFFDHMLQTRYAPGSGMNVRQHPHIGLSTLTYLFEGELLHKDSLGSDQVVQAGDVSWMTAGSAIAHVERTPDALKAKGFNLHGLQVWLASPKAQEQGPAHYSHHPAASLPVSDNLGVKIRLIAGSGFCLESPVPVLSPTLYAEVHMQTATTLLIPDEHVERAVYVLGGDAQLDGEPVEPHSLVVLPAGQSMALFAETECHLVIFGGAPLDGPRRINWNFVASDPALIEQARQRWAAGDWPTVPGESGRIELPLR, from the coding sequence ATGACCACCATGACCGTGATTCACCCACGCACCGAAGATGTCGAAGGCCAGCCGATCCTGCGCCCACTGCCCTCGCGCGAGTGCCGTAGCGTCGGGCCCTTCGTGTTTTTCGACCATATGCTCCAGACCCGTTATGCCCCCGGCAGCGGCATGAATGTCCGCCAGCATCCGCATATTGGCTTGTCGACACTGACCTACCTGTTTGAAGGCGAACTCCTGCATAAGGACAGCCTCGGCTCCGATCAGGTGGTACAGGCCGGAGACGTCAGTTGGATGACCGCCGGCAGCGCGATTGCCCACGTCGAACGCACGCCCGACGCGCTCAAGGCCAAGGGTTTCAACCTGCATGGCCTGCAGGTATGGCTGGCCTCGCCCAAGGCACAGGAGCAAGGTCCGGCGCACTACAGCCATCACCCTGCTGCGAGCTTGCCGGTCAGTGACAACCTCGGCGTGAAGATCCGCCTGATTGCCGGCAGTGGCTTTTGCCTGGAGTCGCCGGTGCCGGTGCTCTCGCCGACGTTGTATGCCGAGGTCCATATGCAAACCGCCACCACCCTGCTGATTCCTGATGAGCATGTGGAGCGGGCGGTCTACGTGCTGGGCGGCGACGCGCAGTTGGACGGCGAGCCTGTGGAGCCCCATAGCCTGGTGGTATTGCCGGCGGGCCAGAGCATGGCGCTGTTTGCCGAGACCGAATGCCACCTGGTGATTTTCGGTGGCGCGCCGCTGGATGGGCCACGGCGGATCAACTGGAACTTTGTCGCCAGTGATCCAGCATTGATCGAACAGGCTCGCCAGCGCTGGGCCGCCGGGGACTGGCCGACGGTGCCGGGGGAAAGCGGGAGAATTGAGTTGCCTTTGAGATAG